A region from the Triticum urartu cultivar G1812 chromosome 1, Tu2.1, whole genome shotgun sequence genome encodes:
- the LOC125518608 gene encoding protease Do-like 10, mitochondrial — translation MHASARLLRRLSSSSSARSLRRLPCHPSPSPPPHPSHLPPLRTVTRALLPHLAAPRFSTISCASTPSLRLGECGAPGTPAIPLAENSEGEEEAESVAARHDTDAFAAVELALDSVVKVFTVSSGPNYFLPWQNKAQRESMGSGFVISGKRIVTNAHVVADHTFVLVRKHGSPTKYKAEVQAIGHECDLALLTVESEEFWEGMNSLDFGDIPFLQEAVAVVGYPQGGDNISVTKGVVSRVEPTQYAHGATQLMAIQIDAAINPGNSGGPAIMGDKVAGVAFQNLSGAENIGYIIPVPVIKRFISGVEESGKYSGFCSLGISCQATENIQIRECFGMRPEMTGVLVSRINPLSDAYKILRKDDILLEFDGVPIANDGTVPFRNRERITFDHLVSMKKPEETAVIKVLRDGKEHELNVTLRPLQPLVPVHQFDKLPSYYIFAGFVFIPLTQPYLHEFGEDWYNASPRRLCERALRELPKKAGQQLVILSQVLMDDINVGYERLAELQVKKVNGVEVENLKHLCSIVENCTEENLRIDLDDERVIVLKFQNARLATSRILKRHRIPSAMSSDLVDEQASKGETEASCTN, via the exons ATGCACGCCTCCGCCCGCTTGCTCCGCCGCCtatcctcttcctcctccgcccgctcgctccgccgcctcccttgCCACCCATCACCCTCGCCGCCTCCACATCCATCTCATCTGCCGCCCCTTCGAACCGTGACCCGCGCCCTCCTCCCCCACCTCGCTGCCCCCCGCTTCTCCACCATCTCTTGCGCATCCACACCCTCTCTCCGCCTAGGTGAATGCGGCGCTCCCGGAACCCCGGCGATACCGTTGGCGGAGAATTccgagggggaggaggaggcggagtctGTGGCGGCTCGGCATGACACCGACGCGTTCGCGGCGGTGGAGCTCGCGCTGGACTCGGTGGTGAAGGTGTTCACGGTGTCAAGTGGCCCTAACTACTTCCTGCCGTGGCAGAACAAGGCCCAGCGCGAGAGCATGGGCTCCG GCTTTGTAATTTCTGGAAAAAGGATCGTCACGAATGCTCATGTGGTAGCTGATCATACTTTTGTTCTTGTGAGGAAGCATGGATCACCTACAAAGTACAAGGCGGAAGTTCAGGCTATTGGCCATGAGTGTGATTTGGCTCTTCTTACAGTTGAGAGTGAGGAGTTTTGGGAGGGGATGAACAGCTTGGATTTTGGAGACATTCCATTTTTGCAGGAAGCTGTTGCCGTGGTTGGCTACCCTCAGG GTGGAGACAATATCTCTGTCACCAAGGGGGTTGTTTCTAGAGTGGAGCCAACACAGTATGCCCATGGTGCGACTCAGCTCATGGCTATACAAATAGATGCAGCTATTAATCCAGGCAATAGTGGAGGGCCTGCAATCATGGGTGATAAAGTGGCTGGAGTTGCTTTCCAAAATCTGTCAGGAGCAGAAAACATTGG GTATATTATACCTGTGCCTGTAATTAAGCGTTTTATTTCTGGTGTGGAAGAGAGTGGCAAATATTCTGGGTTTTGTTCTCTTGGGATATCTTGCCAGGCCACTGAGAACATCCAAATAAGAGAGTGCTTTGGTATGCGGCCTGAAATGACTGGAGTGTTGGTCAGTAGAATAAATCCTCTGTCTGATGCTTACAAAATTTTGAGGAAAGACGATATCCTTCTCGAGTTTGATGGCGTGCCTATTGCGAATGATGGGACAG TTCCATTTCGAAATAGAGAGAGAATCACCTTTGATCATCTTGTGTCCATGAAGAAGCCTGAAGAAACAGCTGTTATCAAAGTACTAAGAGATGGCAAAGAGCATGAATTGAATGTGACACTTAGACCT TTGCAACCTTTGGTTCCTGTACATCAATTCGATAAACTGCCCAGCTACTACATCTTTGCTGGTTTTGTTTTTATCCCGCTGACCCAGCCTTATCTCCATGAATTTGGGGAGGACTGGTACAACGCTTCGCCACGCCGACTGTGTGAACGGGCACTGAGAGAGCTTCCGAAGAAGGCTGGCCAACAGTTAGTAATATTATCTCAG GTCCTAATGGATGATATTAATGTTGGTTATGAAAGGCTGGCTGAACTCCAG GTAAAGAAGGTGAATGGTGTTGAGGTTGAGAATTTGAAGCATTTGTGCAGTATCGTGGAGAACTGCACTGAAGAAAACTTGAGAATTGATTTGGACGATGAGCGGGTGATCGTCCTGAAATTTCAGAACGCGAGGCTTGCCACGTCTCGGATCCTCAAGCGGCACAGGATTCCATCAGCCATGTCGAGTGACCTTGTCGATGAACAAGCGAGCAAAGGTGAGACTGAGGCGTCATGCACAAACTGA
- the LOC125518619 gene encoding thioredoxin-like fold domain-containing protein MRL7L homolog, chloroplastic codes for MALRCSLPATCSTFCLTRAEHPSSRALPARLVVSFGSCPRSRPSLGPVLAARPWALRASDPKAGRLVIGGGPRSADADTDSDDDDDGPVRMTDQERRTLRRKIREMMDRMPETQELTDPEEKKAKMRELLTKYQLVVEEEDPEWPEDAQDGMGFGLDQFFDKITIKPEKRDDAADDDAVDDGKKEVVWEDDNYIKPVRDVRTKDWDDTVFTDFGPLIVLVHNRYKRPQDNEMARTELVKAIETFWEHDLPSPRCVAVDACAEPDLVAALKVSGFPELLFTNAGKILHREKAVRSAEVLARMIAFFYYKAVRPPCLSESDGQGQEKVPLMS; via the exons ATGGCGCTCCGCTGCTCCCTGCCCGCGACCTGTTCGACGTTTTGCCTCAcacgagcagagcaccccagttcGCGTGCTCTCCCCGCGCGCCTCGTCGTCAGCTTCGGCTCTTGCCCGCGATCCAGGCCGAGCCTGGGACCCGTGCTCGCCGCGCGCCCCTGGGCACTGCGTGCGAGCGACCCCAAGGCCGGGCGGCTGGTGATCGGCGGCGGGCCGCGCAGCGCCGACGCGGACACCGATTCTGACGATGACGACGACGGCCCCGTGCGGATGACGGACCAGGAGCGGAGGACGCTGCGGAGGAAGATACGGGAGATGATGGACCGGATGCCGGAGACGCAGGAGCTGACCGacccggaggagaagaaggccaagatgAGGGAGCTGCTGACCAAGTACCAGCTGGTTGTCGAGGAGGAGGACCCGGAGTGGCCCGAGGACGCCCAGGACGGCATGGGCTTCGGCCTCGACCAGTTCTTTGACAAGATCACCATCAAGCCTGAGAAGAGGGATGACGCCGCCGACGATGATGCGGTGGATGACGGCAAGAAGGAGGTGGTCTGGGAGGATGACAACTACATCAAGCCGGTCAGGGATGTCAGGACAAAGGATTGGGATGACACCGTGTTCACGGACTTCGGCCCGTTGATTGTGCTCGTGCATAACCGGTACAAGAG ACCACAGGACAATGAGATGGCAAGAACTGAGCTCGTAAAGGCCATCGAGACGTTTTGGGAACACGATCTGCCTTCACCAAGA TGTGTTGCAGTCGACGCCTGCGCGGAGCCAGACCTCGTGGCCGCTCTGAAGGTGTCCGGTTTCCCTGAGTTGCTCTTCACCAATGCAGGGAAGATACTGCACCGAGAGAAAG CTGTCCGGTCGGCCGAGGTGCTGGCGAGGATGATAGCCTTCTTCTACTACAAGGCGGTGAGACCACCTTGCTTGAGCGAATCAGACGGCCAGGGGCAAGAGAAGGTCCCTCTGATGTCGTGA
- the LOC125518636 gene encoding RPA-interacting protein isoform X1 produces the protein MDSARPRRVPNKSRRPDWREELRANCMTRVKNERVHLLWKMRNQGQPPANDMKTVESAVRNIISDEVQKLKRNVNGKEDQEVDMIWEYEGPQEAMPAEFESEDMLLEMERVLYEDLREEMIRKEIEALDEEDAYLAQAVFEHMQLKDEGVENAKLWCPVCKQGELRETHNLIHCTLCKIRIDLEEDKVNLDFLRERLANVHMEHLDRGCTLSPKFCLHDMFGLNALYIRCDECSTFEVVV, from the exons ATGGATTCGGCTCGCCCCCGGAGGGTTCCCAACAAATCCCGCCGCCCAGACTGGAGAGAGGAG CTTAGGGCAAATTGCATGACAAGAGTTAAAAATGAGAGAGTTCACTTGCTCTGGAAGATGAGGAACCAAGGGCAGCCGCCTGCTAATGACATG AAAACGGTCGAATCTGCAGTCAGGAACATTATCTCAGATGAGGTACAGAAACTCAAAAGGAATGTGAATGGAAAAGAGGACCAAGAAGTTGATATGATATGGGAATATGAAGGGCCGCAAGAAGCTATGCCTGCTGAATTTGAAAGTGAAGATATGTTGCTTGAAATGGAAAGAGTTCTTTATGAAGATCTGCGGGAAGAAATGATTCGAAAAG AAATAGAGGCTCTTGATGAGGAAGATGCATACTTAGCTCAGGCTGTTTTCGAACATATGCAATTAAAGGACGAG GGTGTGGAAAATGCTAAGCTCTGGTGTCCAGTATGCAAACAAGGAGAGCTACGAGAAACTCATAATCTCATACACTGTACTTTGTGTAAGATACGGATTGACCTTGAAGAAGATAAG GTCAACCTAGATTTCTTGCGGGAACGGTTGGCTAATGTCCATATGGAGCACTTGGACAGAGGATGCACATTGTCACCCAAGTTCTGCTTGCATGACATGTTTGGGTTGAATGCGCTTTACATCCGTTGCGATGAATGCAGCACTTTCGAAGTTGTGGTGTAA
- the LOC125518636 gene encoding RPA-interacting protein isoform X2, giving the protein MDSARPRRVPNKSRRPDWREELRANCMTRVKNERVHLLWKMRNQGQPPANDMKTVESAVRNIISDEVQKLKRNVNGKEDQEVDMIWEYEGPQEAMPAEFESEDMLLEMERVLYEDLREEMIRKEALDEEDAYLAQAVFEHMQLKDEGVENAKLWCPVCKQGELRETHNLIHCTLCKIRIDLEEDKVNLDFLRERLANVHMEHLDRGCTLSPKFCLHDMFGLNALYIRCDECSTFEVVV; this is encoded by the exons ATGGATTCGGCTCGCCCCCGGAGGGTTCCCAACAAATCCCGCCGCCCAGACTGGAGAGAGGAG CTTAGGGCAAATTGCATGACAAGAGTTAAAAATGAGAGAGTTCACTTGCTCTGGAAGATGAGGAACCAAGGGCAGCCGCCTGCTAATGACATG AAAACGGTCGAATCTGCAGTCAGGAACATTATCTCAGATGAGGTACAGAAACTCAAAAGGAATGTGAATGGAAAAGAGGACCAAGAAGTTGATATGATATGGGAATATGAAGGGCCGCAAGAAGCTATGCCTGCTGAATTTGAAAGTGAAGATATGTTGCTTGAAATGGAAAGAGTTCTTTATGAAGATCTGCGGGAAGAAATGATTCGAAAAG AGGCTCTTGATGAGGAAGATGCATACTTAGCTCAGGCTGTTTTCGAACATATGCAATTAAAGGACGAG GGTGTGGAAAATGCTAAGCTCTGGTGTCCAGTATGCAAACAAGGAGAGCTACGAGAAACTCATAATCTCATACACTGTACTTTGTGTAAGATACGGATTGACCTTGAAGAAGATAAG GTCAACCTAGATTTCTTGCGGGAACGGTTGGCTAATGTCCATATGGAGCACTTGGACAGAGGATGCACATTGTCACCCAAGTTCTGCTTGCATGACATGTTTGGGTTGAATGCGCTTTACATCCGTTGCGATGAATGCAGCACTTTCGAAGTTGTGGTGTAA